In a single window of the Rhineura floridana isolate rRhiFlo1 chromosome 3, rRhiFlo1.hap2, whole genome shotgun sequence genome:
- the LOC133379163 gene encoding short-chain dehydrogenase/reductase family 42E member 1-like isoform X1, with translation MDAEDPVKETALITGGGGYFGLRLGCALSKKGMDVILFDVSKPIQVMPEGVEFVHGDVCVPSEVERAVRGVTCVFHVASYGMSGREQLNRKRIEDVNVGGTKNIIEACRKARVSKLVYTSTYNVVFGGQVIENGDESLPYLPLHLHPDHYSRTKAIAEMKVLEANGTALGEGRGVLRTCALRPAGIYGPGEQRHLPRIIGYVERGWFQFIYGDPGTLVDFVHVDNLVQAHILAAEALGSRKGHKSAGQAYFISDGRPVNNFEFFRPLIEGLGYPFPTLCLPLSLVYVFAFLTEAVHFMVGRFYNFQPLLTCTEVYKTGVTHYFTLEKAKRELGYDPQQHSIREAVEWFKAHSYSRKLGRYTAKHFFRDVVLVLLFAVVVLSWFPRAVRASDGEIRY, from the exons ATGGATGCAGAAGACCCTGTCAAGGAAACTGCCCTTATTACAGGAGGAGGTGGTTATTTTGGTTTACG TCTAGGTTGTGCTCTTTCCAAGAAGGGAATGGATGTGATCCTCTTTGATGTCTCTAAGCCCATCCAAGTGATGCCAGAAGGAGTGGAATTTGTGCATGGTGATGTATGTGTGCCCTCCGAAGTGGAAAGAGCTGTCCGAGGAGTGACATGTGTCTTCCATGTTGCTTCTTATGGGATGTCTGGCCGGGAGCAGCTAAACCGAAAACGTATAGAAGACGTGAATGTTGGGGGAACAAAAAACATCATTGAAGCTTGCCGGAAAGCGAGAGTCTCGAAGCTGGTTTACACAAGCACCTACAATGTGGTGTTTGGGGGCCAAGTAATAGAAAATGGGGACGAGTCTCTGCCTTATCTGCCTCTCCATCTTCACCCAGACCATTACTCGAGGACCAAAGCCATAGCTGAGATGAAGGTTCTGGAGGCCAACGGAACGGCCCTTGGGGAAGGGCGAGGGGTACTGAGGACCTGTGCCTTGAGACCCGCTGGTATCTATGGGCCCGGAGAGCAGAGACACCTTCCAAGGATTATAGGCTATGTTGAACGGGGCTGGTTTCAGTTCATTTATGGGGATCCCGGCACCCTGGTGGACTTTGTCCATGTGGACAACCTGGTGCAAGCTCACATTTTAGCTGCAGAAGCTCTGGGAAGTAGGAAGGGGCATAAATCAGCTGGTCAAGCTTACTTTATTTCAGACGGCAGGCCCGtcaacaactttgaatttttccGGCCTTTGATAGAAGGCTTAGGCTACCCATTCCCGACTTTGTGCCTCCCTCTTTCTCTTGTTTACGTCTTCGCCTTTCTCACTGAAGCGGTTCATTTCATGGTGGGGCGCTTCTATAATTTCCAGCCCCTCCTCACTTGCACAGAGGTTTACAAAACTGGCGTCACACATTATTTCACTTTGGAAAAGGCCAAGAGGGAGCTGGGGTATGATCCCCAGCAGCATAGCATCAGAGAAGCGGTCGAGTGGTTTAAAGCCCACAGTTACAGCCGGAAGCTTGGGAGGTACACCGCAAAACATTTCTTTAGGGATGTGGTGCTTGTCCTTCTGTTTGCAGTGGTGGTTCTTTCCTGGTTCCCCAGAGCAGTCAGAGCATCTGATGGGGAGATCAGATACTAA
- the LOC133379163 gene encoding short-chain dehydrogenase/reductase family 42E member 1-like isoform X2 yields the protein MDVILFDVSKPIQVMPEGVEFVHGDVCVPSEVERAVRGVTCVFHVASYGMSGREQLNRKRIEDVNVGGTKNIIEACRKARVSKLVYTSTYNVVFGGQVIENGDESLPYLPLHLHPDHYSRTKAIAEMKVLEANGTALGEGRGVLRTCALRPAGIYGPGEQRHLPRIIGYVERGWFQFIYGDPGTLVDFVHVDNLVQAHILAAEALGSRKGHKSAGQAYFISDGRPVNNFEFFRPLIEGLGYPFPTLCLPLSLVYVFAFLTEAVHFMVGRFYNFQPLLTCTEVYKTGVTHYFTLEKAKRELGYDPQQHSIREAVEWFKAHSYSRKLGRYTAKHFFRDVVLVLLFAVVVLSWFPRAVRASDGEIRY from the coding sequence ATGGATGTGATCCTCTTTGATGTCTCTAAGCCCATCCAAGTGATGCCAGAAGGAGTGGAATTTGTGCATGGTGATGTATGTGTGCCCTCCGAAGTGGAAAGAGCTGTCCGAGGAGTGACATGTGTCTTCCATGTTGCTTCTTATGGGATGTCTGGCCGGGAGCAGCTAAACCGAAAACGTATAGAAGACGTGAATGTTGGGGGAACAAAAAACATCATTGAAGCTTGCCGGAAAGCGAGAGTCTCGAAGCTGGTTTACACAAGCACCTACAATGTGGTGTTTGGGGGCCAAGTAATAGAAAATGGGGACGAGTCTCTGCCTTATCTGCCTCTCCATCTTCACCCAGACCATTACTCGAGGACCAAAGCCATAGCTGAGATGAAGGTTCTGGAGGCCAACGGAACGGCCCTTGGGGAAGGGCGAGGGGTACTGAGGACCTGTGCCTTGAGACCCGCTGGTATCTATGGGCCCGGAGAGCAGAGACACCTTCCAAGGATTATAGGCTATGTTGAACGGGGCTGGTTTCAGTTCATTTATGGGGATCCCGGCACCCTGGTGGACTTTGTCCATGTGGACAACCTGGTGCAAGCTCACATTTTAGCTGCAGAAGCTCTGGGAAGTAGGAAGGGGCATAAATCAGCTGGTCAAGCTTACTTTATTTCAGACGGCAGGCCCGtcaacaactttgaatttttccGGCCTTTGATAGAAGGCTTAGGCTACCCATTCCCGACTTTGTGCCTCCCTCTTTCTCTTGTTTACGTCTTCGCCTTTCTCACTGAAGCGGTTCATTTCATGGTGGGGCGCTTCTATAATTTCCAGCCCCTCCTCACTTGCACAGAGGTTTACAAAACTGGCGTCACACATTATTTCACTTTGGAAAAGGCCAAGAGGGAGCTGGGGTATGATCCCCAGCAGCATAGCATCAGAGAAGCGGTCGAGTGGTTTAAAGCCCACAGTTACAGCCGGAAGCTTGGGAGGTACACCGCAAAACATTTCTTTAGGGATGTGGTGCTTGTCCTTCTGTTTGCAGTGGTGGTTCTTTCCTGGTTCCCCAGAGCAGTCAGAGCATCTGATGGGGAGATCAGATACTAA
- the RLN3 gene encoding relaxin-3, which produces MPRILLALALGVLLSEMKLSSEARTPPYGVKLCGREFIRAVIFTCGGSRWRRAGNVGALPGGDSAEAFAATSSSNEWDPIYAPPKDLADYYGSWRSQQGHSPSEETWGFERGARDVIAGLGNACCKWGCSKSEISSLC; this is translated from the exons ATGCCCAGGATCCTCCTGGCTCTGGCACTCGGGGTGCTGCTGTCTGAGATGAAGCTGTCAAGTGAGGCCAGGACACCTCCCTACGGTGTGAAACTGTGTGGCAGGGAGTTCATCCGCGCAGTCATCTTCACTTGTGGAGGATCTCGCTGGAGACGGGCAG GAAATGTTGGTGCCCTCCCTGGAGGAGATTCTGCAGAAGCTTTTGCCGCAACTTCCTCATCCAACGAATGGGACCCAATCTATGCCCCACCAAAGGATCTGGCTGACTATTATGGCAGCTGGCGTAGCCAGCAGGGCCACAGTCCCTCAGAAGAAACCTGGGGCTTTGAACGTGGAGCCCGAGATGTTATAGCAGGCCTGGGCAATGCCTGCTGTAAGTGGGGATGTAGTAAGAGTGAAATCAGCTCCCTGTGTTAA